CGTTTTTACACCCGATGCTCGCCAGCTTCGACGCGCCCAACCGCGATGAGCCGGGCTGCACCCGCACCAATGCCAACACGCCCCAGCAGGCTTTGACACTCCTCAACGACCCAGAGTTTGTCGAGGCGGCGCGGGTCTTTGCCGCAAGCCTGAAGGCCAAGACCGACGACGGCAAGCTCGCGGAGATCTACCAGCGGGCACTGGCGCGCGCCCCCAAGCCCCAGGAGCAGAAATCCCTGCTAGCGTTCTTGACAAAGGTCCGCGCGGAGTACGCCGCCCGCCCCGACGATGCCAAGAAGCTGCTCACCATTGGTAATGCACCCGCACCCGCAGGGGACGCCATCGAGCTTGCCAGCTGGGCCACGGTCTGCCGCGTCGTCTTAAATCTCCACGAGACCATCACAAGGTACTAAGCTATGTTCGATCAAGAAGAGTTTGTCCAAAGCGTCAACCGGCGCACGTTTTTGAAGCAGTCGGCTTATGGAGTAGGTGGGCTTGCGCTCGGCGCGCTGCTGGGGCGCGAGGCGAGCGCTGCGGAGGGCAAGGGGACGCTGCCGCACTTTGCGCCGCGCATCAAGCGCGTCATCCATCTCTGCATGGCGGGTGGGCCGAGCCACCTCGAAACTCTAGACTGGAAGCCCAAGCTCCGCGAGCTACACGGCCAGCCCTTCCCTGAGTCGTTTACCAAGGGCCAGCAGCTTGCCCAGCTCCAGAACGCGGTGCTCAAGGCCTTTGGACCGCAGCACGAGTTCACGCGCTACGGCAAGAGCGGCCTGGAGCTCAGCACGGCGCTTCCGATGATCGGGAGCCTCGCCGATGAGCTCTGCGTGGTGAAGTCGATGGTGACCGAGCAGATCAACCACGACACGGCACATGCGTTTATGAACTCGGGCTCGATCCTCAAGAGTCGCCCCAGCATGGGGAGCTGGGTGCTCTATGGGCTGGGAGCGAGTACAAAGAACCTACCAGGATTTATCGTGCTGACATCGCAAGGACGCGGCGGGGCGCAGCCGGTCTCCGCGCGCCAGTGGTCGTCGGGTTTTCTGCCCAGCAAGTTCCAGGGAGTCCAGCTCCAGACCCGCGGCGATGCCGTGCACTATGTCGGGAGCCCGGAGGGGGTCTGCCAGAGCACGCAGCGCCTCGTGGTCGAGGAGATCGCGCGGCTCAATGGGATGCTCGCCGCCGAGAAGACCGACCCGGAG
This is a stretch of genomic DNA from Armatimonas rosea. It encodes these proteins:
- a CDS encoding DUF1501 domain-containing protein, with protein sequence MFDQEEFVQSVNRRTFLKQSAYGVGGLALGALLGREASAAEGKGTLPHFAPRIKRVIHLCMAGGPSHLETLDWKPKLRELHGQPFPESFTKGQQLAQLQNAVLKAFGPQHEFTRYGKSGLELSTALPMIGSLADELCVVKSMVTEQINHDTAHAFMNSGSILKSRPSMGSWVLYGLGASTKNLPGFIVLTSQGRGGAQPVSARQWSSGFLPSKFQGVQLQTRGDAVHYVGSPEGVCQSTQRLVVEEIARLNGMLAAEKTDPEIATRIAQYELAFQMQASVPELTDMTKETQATLELYGVKKPGDGTFASNCLLARRLAERGVRFIQLYHRGWDHHGGVKNGITQAAAECDRATWALITDLKQRGMLDDTLIIWGGEFGRTPMGQGDGRDHHINAFSIFLAGGGIKGGTTYGNTDELGYKSVENVVTVHDLHATMLHLFGIDHERFSIKFQGLDAKLSGVEPARVVKDILA